The genomic segment CTGATTAGCAAGGCAATGAATCCAAGGGTGGActaaaaggaagagaaacacaCACCGGTTAGCGGAGGACCTGGTATTTTCACCTGTAGGGGTACATAGTGCAGAGAAAGCAATGAAGATTCccgtgttttattttttctagaatAAAATGCGACTGGAAACCTTTCACAGGTAGTGTGCCAGCCTgcgttttgctttttctcatcAGATGTTAAATGTGATACTAGTTCAGCAGGAGTCTCCCAGAAAATGCTGCCGACCCAGCCAAGTGGTGAGCTCCAGCCCCGGCGCCCGCTGAGCCCATAACCGCGGGGAGCTCACAAATGCTCTGGCTCTGCCGTAGCCCATCCGTGGCTGGTAGTGGCCAGGGGCTGCCGGCCAGCCAGGGAAAGCACGCACCTTTCGCACAGCATCGCGGCTACGGACCAGCAGTTGGCACTGTCAGAAGTCGGTGAAGCCTGGCAAAGAGATCTGCAGGTAACTGCTGGCACCTACAGGAAAACTGCAGCGTGCTGAGGCTGATCTCGAAACTGAAGCGCTCTGCTCTCAGGTGAGCAACAGCCCTGATGGGTTTCCTTCTCTGTCCTAGAGATGTGTGTTGGTTCGTGAGCTGAACCGTGAGGCTGTATGATGGACTAAACCCTTGGAACTGGGAGCCAAGAGCCCTTTATCCACTGAAGGAGTCGGCAAGGactcagcccctgctctgcagaCAAGAACTTGCTCTATTTTCAGCTGAGACTGTGGCTCCCAAGCACCCACAGAGACAACATTTTGCCTGAATATTGCCAGCTCCTGCTCACGTTTGCTCTCAAGAGGGGGTTTAAATTGTGGTCCCCTCACTCACAGTTTCCTGCCTGATCCAAGGTGGTGGCTGCGGAGCCCtgcccatgggtgctgagcaggagctgggctccaGCTTCCGGAGTCACGCCTTTGCCACCTCCCCAGGGGCCGCTGGCtgtgctttcaaagaaaaatgtgggtCCAAAATTGTGGTGCAAAAATGTGTGTGTCTGCTGCCCAGCTTTGACTGTCTGGTCTCAGCCTGTAATGACAACCAACCTTCAAGGTGCCCGGATGGGAGAAATTTCACCACACGCTGCTGATGTCCCCAGCTTAGGGAAGGAAGCCTTTAGAAGTCGAAATACCCGGCTTGCTGCAATCAGAGATCAGCAAGAAACACTGTCTTCCTGCAGGTATGGCCAGGAAAGAAGGCACAGCAGGGAGATCAGAGATCGGGGCAAACAGGAGGAAGAACCTGTCAcattctcttgaaaaaaaaaaatctcagctggAAAATGTCTCCTTTCAAAACATCCCTTCCTGTTTGCGGTCACTGACAAACCATTTTAAAACCCAGATAACTTTTAAAAGTGTACCGTGCTGCTAACAACAAGCTAGATCAAGTCTCCTCTACCCTTCACCGCAAATTATTTAGGCAGCCGAGAGGACTGGGCAGGCAAGGAAAGATCTCTAAAATACGCCCCATATCTATGTACTTTACTGTTACAGCACCTATCAGACCGTCATGTGGGTGCCTGTAAGCCCAGCCAAGATGTCACCCTCCCAACAGCCTGCCAAGTTAGGGAGCTCTTCTCTCCGTGCCACAGCTGAGCGCTGCTCAAGGTCGTCCccggagccagcagcagccctgcgaGCTGAGCCTCGTCCTGTGGGCATCCCCGCACCCACCTTTTCTTCCAGGCTGCCTTCGTCCCCAAAGCCACATCCAATTCCAAGCCCGGGTGACAACAGGCAGCAAACCCAAAGAGGGTCAAGATTTGTTTCACTGGGAAAATGAAGGTGTTTGCTGGAACATGCCACGATTGCAGCTGAAAGAGAGAATGCTCCTAACAGTGGGAACCGACCCGTGGCTCATCCATCATTTATCGACTCTCAGCTTCCCTCCAACAGGCAGAGCATCCCTGGGTGGAAGGAGGCTGGAAGTAGCAGCGTGAGACTAATCTGGCAGAGCACAGATGTAAAACGGGGCAGGGAGAAAGGTGACAGAGTGCAGTCCGAAGGCAGCAGGTGCTTTCTGCACCGGGCGGCACGGGTGGCCTTTGGGGTCAGTCCGGACGGGGCTCCGTGTGCGGCAGAGCTGCAGATAATTAGTTTGGTCCTCTACGGTTTCTCTTTCAACCGCTGCTGGCAGCGGGGAAGAGCAGAAGTGGAAATTAGTATGATGAGAGGCACCACCCCGTCACAGCCGCGCAGTGACCCGCCGTTGTGTGCAGGCAGCGGGTCACGTGAAGCAAAAAAGCTAATTGGCAAGAAATTTGCCCATGACACAGCCTGAGCTTGGAAGCTCTGGTCTCGGCTGTCTTCTCCACGCAGCGCCCGGCTGTAAGGCTTTAATGTTTTAAACAGCGGCAGGGATTTTTGCACTGTCACAGCGTGGGGAATATGGGGCCGCCTGCCAGGTAAGGTGTTAAAGCCCTCTGAGCGATGGCTGTATGAGGATGGCATCTTCCTAATGCAGGCTTGGcatgcattttctgttctgtattgatttttctctctcctccatctcctcaGTGTCCGGAAGGCTCCCTGCAATGCATCAGCAGAGGTGACTCTGTCACACGTGGCTCATTTAGAAATGAGTGCAGCATCCAAAGCAAAAGACCCCTTCCTGACCCAAATACGCTTCTGACTTCTGCTGCCGTTAGTCCTAAAAAGTCATTAGCTGTGTGGAAGTTGGCTCTGGCTCTGGCTTCATTGACAGGAGCGCCAGAAAGGGTCCGATGACAGATTCTTTGTATCCTGCAATCAGGAGCTAAGCAAGAAACCAGGTCAGTTCAACCTTCAGATTCCAGGAGGACTTTTCAGGGTGGGGAGGTAAAGGCAATCATACACGTTTTTACTTCTGCGCCAATTAGACTGGATTCGTAAATCACTGGGGAACATTAAAAATGTCTCCTATAAGTTGAATTGCATACGAATTATTCCTGTTACCTAGTTACTCCCTTTTCTATGGGAAGCCACGATGCCTCTGATGCGCTGTAATAGGGTCACGTGCTGGATGTCCTGAACAGCACCCGTGTCTCCTATTCATATCCTCAAGAAAGGTATCACCAacttattgaagaaaaaaatattaaagtatttctaattaaaaacaagaacaaatgagCTGGAAGCTAACATGCTAGGAGACCTGTATTACTCTCCAGGCACAATGCCACCCATGCATCTCCTGCACGTCCTCAGCTGGGAGCTTGTGTAGCGCTGCCATGCCTCATCCCGCACTTACACAAAGCTCTGAGTGGTCTTTCCATGCCCTGAGCCAGGCAGTCGCTACGTGGGGCAGCCAAGAGCTATTTTGGAGCCCAGTGTCACGTATttgtgtggtgccagtgctgacAGAAAGACGCGGGAAGGGATCACAGAGGGCAGAGATGTGACAGTTGTGTGACGTGCACGGGTAGGAGACAATGTACGTGTTACATGACACGGCACCACCAGGAGAGCTGCCTGGGGAGCCAGAGGGAGATGCAGGGAGTTTCAGAGGCTCATTCCAGGCTGCAAGGAagtttttcccttcctttgggATTCCTGGTATGAGATGCCTAAGCCAGGACAGGAATTTATCCGATGTCCCAGCGGCTGCAGCCCTCCCCTGAGATGTGATGGTGAGAGTTAATATGCTGTTGTCCGATCTGAACGAGATGTTTAAAGCCAGATCTCTGCCCTCCCCGAGGGACAATCTCCTGGGGTCAAGCTCCCCAGGTGAGGCTCTTCTACGCAGTGTAAATAATTACTCACCAGCCcacagaaagagaggaggaaaaaaaaaaacaaaaacacaaaaaaccctAACTGACTTGCTAGCTTGGAGATCAGGGCACTCGTGGGAGAGCAAGCTTCAAACTCCTGCTCTAATGAATATTGAATTATTTATGTGCAGCTGAAGAGCTTCAGCAGGGGAGAATGAATGACAGATTTGCACCTCCGCGTGCCCTAACCCTGCGTCCCCTAATCCCTGGGCGTGCGCTGGTGCCACGGGTGGAGGGGCTCCGCAGGgcaggtgctgggggctgcgtcCCACGGGGTTTGCGTGCGCTGGGTGCCACGCTGGTCACTGCTGCGTCACCCGAAGCCTGGCTCAGgctaagcagcagcagtgtaGGAGGCACAATTAACCATGGGATTTAGACCTCTGAATTTGGTGAATTTGGCCTCAAGTGCAGAGGGTATTTAGAAGTTTTATTCCCTGCTCTCCCTGTTAGCCTGAAGCCTGGCTCCATGTGCGTCCCTGTGCTGGGAGGTTTTGGGAATGTCCCGCACAGGGTACTCAGGTCACTCTGGGGACCTGGACATTGCTGCAAGTGGGAAGAAGGCTCCTAAACCACTGAGAAaatctggagaaagaaaaactacCCTTATGGTCCTAATTCGCATTTTAGAAGACACGGACTTTTCACTGATCACTCGGATCTGCGTCCCGCACCAGCTGTCTCCCCGGCTTGTTTTCTGCCTGCCTTCCACAGCCTGCTGCAAGCTCCCCGCAGCACCTCCAGCACTCTGGGCGTCACCGACACACGGCCAGCTCCCGGGGGACCTTGAGCACAGAAGGGAATAACCCTGCCTTCTGTAAATGGCCCCGAGGCTTTCTGCCTTTCTACTTTGTGTGACTTCAGGAGCGTTTCAGCTGTGAACGGCAGCGCTGCTCGCGGGCACAGAGTGAGGGGAAAAGGAGCCTGGAGGACTCTGCACGGAGACATCCCACAGGCGAAGTCCAGGCTGGCTTTGCTCGGGATCTCTGTCTAATGCTGTTAGAGGTGAGGAAGAATTTCAGCCAGCACATTAAAGACTCGCTCTTGCAAAGCTCGCCACCAGCCGCCACGTGGACGCGCACGAGGCACACATTTTCCCTTCCCCTGACGCAGCAGCAGACGGCACGCATCCTGCGTGGCAGCGGGGCGCTCTCCAGGACGCACCACATCCCGCTGCCCCGAGGTGTCTGCCGGGCTCGCGTCCCGACGGGGGATGTGTGGAGTGGCAGAGGTGGCCACGTGTGGGGGTGGCAGGCCGACCCCTGCCCTCCGTGGTGTGTGAGGGCCTGACCCTGGCTGCAGAATCACTCCGTGACATGGGCAAATGTCAACTTTACCTGGATGAAACTGAATTCCCTCCAGTTGAGAGAGTTTGCGATGGATGGAAGTGAAGTGATGGCAAGTAACGACAGCAAGCCCAGGGCAATTATTCCAACAGAGATATAAATCTCCATCCTCCAGACTTCCTCCTCTACCCAGATATTCATCTTCTTCTCCACAGCCTGGCATGACAATGAAGTTTTGTTAAAATGGAGCGCTTAGGAATAGAGGAATTGATTTTTATCTGTATTCGTTCTGGTTCTGGAAGCAGATTTCCTGGATGAACACTAGTTCCTAGTCCCACCTCCAGCGCTACTGGGCTCTGTGTTTTGGGAGCTGTGAAAATGCTCTTTTATCCCCCTGCTGCTTGTCCCAGCTAGTTCAGATTTGAAGCCTGCTGGGAAGAACTGCTGGATGATCACAGCTCCCACAGCCTGTAACCACAGCAGCAAGCCCCAAAGTTGCATTTGGAAAGATAATTGGAATAAGAACTCAGTTTAAAgccatgaaaacaaatacagatgCTTGAATATGCAGCAGTCTCCTAATAACCTTCATTTTAAgtgcatttggggggggggggaaattgtTCATGCTAATGGAAAGGAAGATGGGCTTTATGCTGCATGGCAGAGAACAACATTTAGAACCATCCTCTTTAGCCCATTAAATGGGTTTAATTTACTAAACAAAgatgttgctagaaaacaggaGGTAGAGGGGAAATGAACAGAGGATGCTTGCCCGAGATTAATGTGCGACTGGCAATCGAGAAGGGCCTGTGCCAGGCTGGAactgggaggctgggggtgtCATCTGATGGATATTTTGAGCAGGCACTGCTGCCAAAACCAGGcatcctgctcccagctgcctccacagccccttccctcctctgtgCTGGGACAAGCCTTTGGGTGGCCGCAGTGGGGAACGCTTGGAAAATAtcccagcacagaaagcagactGGCCTGGGGGCAGTTCCTCGATCTGGTTCACCTCTCAGCTGCACAAGGCTTCTTCTGCCATCCCAGGAGaagcagggaggagcagcaaGAAGCCAggggcagaggaagggcagTCACATTTTTCCATGGCACTGCCAGGCTCCAGAGCTGGCTGGATCGCCTGAAGGTAGGCAATCCCACGCTGGATAAACACTGCCAAGAGCCTCAATAAGGCAATAAAGTACTTTTCCATTTCCTCGTTCCCTTAGACTATGACCAGCTCTTCACCAATACTTTGTTATGGTCCTGGAGGCACGTTGTGACGAGGACACACCTCCTACATAAACAAATCCTCAGGTTTATGGCTTGGTCGCTCCAGCAGGCATCTGCTGTGACCATCAGTGTGAGCAAACAGGGATCCCCCCGTTTCTCAGGCACGCCGGGTGCCAGGCAATGCTGGATTCAAAGGCTTCTCTATGCTCCTCTGGAGCACTGGCATGAGGGAGTTTGATCCTAAACCTGGCTGCAAACGCCTGGACAACATCCTGCTAACGTGCCTGGTCCTCAGTGCGGACGGATGGGTGCGTGCCTGGTACGCGGCGTGCCGCAGCGGGGCACGGTTGCCTTGTGAGAGAAGTGCTCACAAAGATAACAGCTTCTTCCCCCGCGTGCTTTGGAAAGTGAGTGCAAAGGCCGAGATATGAAACCTGCTAACCGACATCTGGAGGTGCGCAGAAGATTATTAAGGGTGCTGACGTGGAAGGTGCCGACATTACCTGCTTGACGGCCATCTCAATTAACTGGTAGCGGTGGGAGCGGCGCATGGGCAGACACAGGCTGTACACGGCGTGCAGGGCAGCGCAGAAGAAGCTGAGGAGGCCaatctgctttctgtgctggagCCACTGGTCGAGCCAATCCGGAAAACGCCGGTACTTGGTGCCGTAGTAGAGCTGCAAGCAGGCTGCCAGCACGCCGGGCAGGTAGACGAGGGACAGCATGACGTAGGCCACGCAGGGCAGCGTGGTGTTGACCACCTCGATGGGTATCTTGTAGAACTTGTTCTTCTGCTCCCTGATGTAAGGGTGGATGACCTGCCGCACCAGGTTGTAAGtgaagaagcaaagaaagagcCCCAGAGCCAAAAAGATGGGGATTTTCCAGGCTGGCAAGAGGCGCAGGGGAATGTTCTCGATCTCACAGGCTGAGGACATGCAGCCCATGTCCACGGGGGTGAATCCCATGACTTGAGCGATCTCTGCAACGGTGCGCTTGGCTTCTTGGTTATTTGAGCAGATCAGGACCTGCAACAAACGGAGGGATACACACAGGGCAAAGAGAGATCAGGCTGCAGGAACGAGTGTGGCGGGAGGGCTGCTATGCTAAAGGAAGCCCGTGTTATCACCAAGCATCTTGCTTCTTGGCAGGCTTTCTGATGGGGATTTACTGTGGCTGCCAAGGACCTCTCCTGGACGGGCTTCCTTTCATGTGTGCACCACCAGTTTGTTTTACCGTCTGTGTTTAGATAAGCAGACAAATAAATAGTACTTTTCACTTACACAGAGACTTCAAAGACTACAAAGCAAGGAGTAACTGGGgtatttcatttcagagcaaAGAAACGCAGAAACTGCGGGAGCCTAAGGCCATTTACTGTTGAAGTCAGACCTCAGCTGCTGAAATATTGTGGATTTAGCCCTTgccagaagaaaacaatacCTGCTTATTACCATCCCTGGCACCTGACTGCAGCGTCCATGCAGAAACCACGTTAAAGCCCTTGACCACAGTGCAGGCTGGGAACAGGGAGGCCAGGTACTCGGCGTTGGACTCTTTGTGGTGGTTGATTTCAGTGTTGTTACTGACATCCACCAGGATCTTGCCCACCAGCACGTCGGCCAGGTCACAGAGCGTGGAGTAATGTTCCCTGAAAACCGCCACAAAAATGACATCCGTCTTCTTCACCGCCTCAGCCTGGAAGGTGACTTCTGCCGCAGAAGGGAAGAGGCCGGCTTTGCGCTTGGGGTTGCGGCTGCCGACCACCACCTTGAAGCCGGAGCACACCAGGCGGATGGCCAGCGACCGCGCGAAGTCCccgctccccagcaccccgatGGTGCGGCCGGCTGCGGGCGCCGTGGGGTCACCCTCCACGCTCCGGTGGCCAAGGAGGGGTTTGGCCATGTCTCCTCCGGACATCCTGGGGGGAAATACAAGGGGAAATGCGAGTTCACCATGAAGCTCTTGTAAATGCTCAGACCACAACCGTGGTCATGGGGAAAATACCACTTATGATGCGTGAATAGAAGTGCACAAGGTCTTGGGCAAGGAAGGAATTCCCTGATGCCTGCAGGCAGATGTACAGCGCTGGGTCCCAGTAGCCCAGGACCCATCTGCTAAACCCGCCAGCATGTGTGCAGTAATGTCCAGCCACCGTTGGAGGGGGACAGGACACCATGCGGAGGTGGTTTTAGGAAGGAGTTTCCCTGGTTTGAGTGATCGAACACCTGCTGGCTGCACTCATTTGTCCTTTGCGGTTCTTCATCTCACACTGCAAAGCCAGAGCAATCCTAACAGCCACCCGCAATGGCAGCTCTTGGAGCCCCAAGGAACCAGGGGAGATCTTCTTGAAAGCCCTGGAGTCCAGGGGGATCTCAGAGCCCACATTTGGGAGTGGCAAGGGGTGATTTTGATTTGTGGGAGCAGAATCAAGGCAAGGAGTTTGAGGTGAAATTAAAGCATCCTAGAAGTGGTAAATGAAGAGAGttgcagcctttgcttgttcCAATATTTGGGTCTGTTTGCTTCATCTCTTCAATGAATAATGAGAACTTATTCAtgacatttaaaacaatatattaaaatatgatgAGATTTGCTCATGAAAGatcttgatgagctttacaaacATTAATGAATTTTGCCCTGTTACACTCTGCTCTCCGTAACAGATTAGATATTAAGACCATGAAGAGGCTTTAAGCAGATCAATAAATTCAACAGCAGCACACCAGCCAAGCCTGGAGGTCAGGAGGAGCTCAATCAGGGAACTGCCAGGCTGTTCACGTGAAGTGTCACCTACAGCTCAAATCTGCCTTCGTGCTTAAAGAATGGCAAATAGCAAATGTGACAccatatttttaaagtgctcAGGAGGTGGCCTGGAGAACTTACGTACCAGGACACGTGGCTTTTGTATTGGGCACGCTGGtagaaatgataataaaaagcagaattaaCAGACTCGTGATATACTGGGAAAGAGACAGTTGGTTTTGGCAGAGTACAGTCTGGCCTTACAGCTGATGCAGGTCTTTCAAAGTGAAGGTGACCACTCGGACAGGGTGACCTAGTCACTAGGCTTTGTTTTTCATAGGCTTTTGCGAATGTtctttatgtttaaaaatgctttaaaaatgtttgaaaatgctCTTCTGGGATTGAAGCAATATTGGTACAAAGAGGAAGGGCACTCCTGCATGAATAGTTACCAATGGGAAACAAAGGGtaagagtaaataaataattttcataatgGGAACGGGTTGTCAAAGGATATCCCCAAGGATCTGTGTTGTTCAACATGCTCATAAGTGAGCTGGGAAAGGGATTGAATACTGAGAAGATTGAGTTTATGGGTGATAATTGTTTAGTACCGTCAATCTTTATTATGAGAAATGTGCAGAAGGGTCTCCTCGTTCAAAGTGCTTGAGCACCAAAATTCACTGCTGGCACATGCCAGGTGCAGCATATGGGCATAAAAAGCCCTATCAGTATGCTTTAATGAGCTgtaaatttgtttaaaacactcagaaaataaataagataaagaTCTGAGAGCCACAGTTCTGTGCAGGTACCAGCTCAGGGCTCCCTGAGAGTCACACCACAAACACAGCCTGAGTTACCAGAGCAGGGAGATTTCTTACACAACAGCCACTGCCATCTCTGGTCTCTCAGCCCTGTTCCTCATGGAAAGCCTACAGACACCTTCAGAAGATGGACCTCAAAACTATCACTCACTGTTCTCTGTCTGCTCTCCTTGCCTCTCAGCAAGAGACAAAAGATATGTGTACGTGGAAGAAGTGCTCTCGGAAGAGAAACAAGTGCCAAAGAAAGACAAACTTTCTTCCCCTTTAAGAACACCTCTTCTCTGCTTTCTACATATCATGTAGACTTCCTCTCATGGGCTGGATGAGTAAGAGAATTATTCATATTTCACTCCGAAGGTTTCTGCTTCTGTTCCAGACCCATGGAAGGATTTGTATGCCTGAAGGCTGACTTGGCTATGCAGGTCAGGTCAGGCGGGTTAATCAAGGCTGCTACCTACGCACACTCACCTGCATTAGGTATAGTCCGTATGTATCACAGTCACtgtaaaacaacacaaaaacccAACTATGCCACTGTATAAACCCACACACTGAATAGCACACTGCAGTTCTGCTCACTCCACTGCAAAGAAGAGggaataaaattagaaaagggCCATTGGGAATGAGTGAGAGAAGAGACAGGGCCTGCcaactgcaaaaagaaacacGTAGGTGAAGATGGAGCAGAGACCACCCAGAACTTCTCTACGTGAAGAACAGCCTCATGGTTGGAG from the Anser cygnoides isolate HZ-2024a breed goose chromosome 6, Taihu_goose_T2T_genome, whole genome shotgun sequence genome contains:
- the STEAP3 gene encoding metalloreductase STEAP3 isoform X1; protein product: MGREGGAGGLTSARLPRSPRTAPLALPLPGPAQRMSGGDMAKPLLGHRSVEGDPTAPAAGRTIGVLGSGDFARSLAIRLVCSGFKVVVGSRNPKRKAGLFPSAAEVTFQAEAVKKTDVIFVAVFREHYSTLCDLADVLVGKILVDVSNNTEINHHKESNAEYLASLFPACTVVKGFNVVSAWTLQSGARDGNKQVLICSNNQEAKRTVAEIAQVMGFTPVDMGCMSSACEIENIPLRLLPAWKIPIFLALGLFLCFFTYNLVRQVIHPYIREQKNKFYKIPIEVVNTTLPCVAYVMLSLVYLPGVLAACLQLYYGTKYRRFPDWLDQWLQHRKQIGLLSFFCAALHAVYSLCLPMRRSHRYQLIEMAVKQAVEKKMNIWVEEEVWRMEIYISVGIIALGLLSLLAITSLPSIANSLNWREFSFIQSTLGFIALLISTLHTLTYGWSRAFDENQYKFYLPPTYTLTLLVPCTVILAKVIFSLPCIHHRLVRIRRGWEKGRYVKFVLPSATGEYSSGETSSHV
- the STEAP3 gene encoding metalloreductase STEAP3 isoform X2, with the translated sequence MGREGGAGGLTSARLPRSPRTAPLALPLPGPAQRMSGGDMAKPLLGHRSVEGDPTAPAAGRTIGVLGSGDFARSLAIRLVCSGFKVVVGSRNPKRKAGLFPSAAEVTFQAEAVKKTDVIFVAVFREHYSTLCDLADVLVGKILVDVSNNTEINHHKESNAEYLASLFPACTVVKGFNVVSAWTLQSGARDGNKQVLICSNNQEAKRTVAEIAQVMGFTPVDMGCMSSACEIENIPLRLLPAWKIPIFLALGLFLCFFTYNLVRQVIHPYIREQKNKFYKIPIEVVNTTLPCVAYVMLSLVYLPGVLAACLQLYYGTKYRRFPDWLDQWLQHRKQIGLLSFFCAALHAVYSLCLPMRRSHRYQLIEMAVKQSTLGFIALLISTLHTLTYGWSRAFDENQYKFYLPPTYTLTLLVPCTVILAKVIFSLPCIHHRLVRIRRGWEKGRYVKFVLPSATGEYSSGETSSHV